The following are encoded in a window of bacterium genomic DNA:
- a CDS encoding sigma-54 dependent transcriptional regulator: protein MNNKARLLIVDDERIALENLEHVMKKEGYETITTQSGPQALRLLEEQEFEVVLTDLRMKKVDGMQILKRCRELYPDTEVIMITAYATVDSGVQAMKRGAYYYIAKPFNLDEVRGIVREAVEKINLKKENRQLREHIESLEGKVRIITQDFKMKKLLDTAEQIAPTDSSVVLSGESGTGKELFAKYIHAHSRRSGGPFLAINCGAFTEELLSNEIFGHEKDAFTGATGMKKGLIEMASQGTLFLDEITEMTPAMQVKLLRVIQEKEVLRLGATAPVKVDVRFIAATNRDIKDAIKTGQFREDLFFRLNVVSFYIPPLSERRDDIPLLSYYFLKRYSAIMKKNITEISPEVMAVLMNYDFPGNVRELENIIERGVAMANGGIIEVTHLSEDLKELNIRTFRKKEGRLPSLEEQEISYIQWVLKEAGGNKTLAAQILDIDRVSLWRKLKKHGLEDQ from the coding sequence ATGAATAACAAGGCAAGATTACTGATCGTGGATGACGAAAGGATCGCCCTGGAAAATTTAGAGCATGTTATGAAGAAGGAAGGGTATGAGACTATTACTACCCAGAGTGGCCCTCAGGCCTTAAGACTCCTTGAGGAGCAGGAATTCGAGGTAGTGCTTACCGATCTGCGTATGAAAAAGGTGGACGGCATGCAGATACTCAAGCGGTGCCGGGAGCTTTATCCCGACACGGAGGTGATTATGATCACCGCTTATGCCACGGTTGATTCGGGTGTGCAGGCTATGAAGAGAGGGGCATATTATTATATTGCCAAGCCGTTTAACTTAGATGAGGTAAGAGGAATTGTCAGGGAGGCCGTGGAGAAGATTAATTTAAAAAAGGAGAACAGGCAGTTAAGGGAGCATATTGAGAGTCTTGAGGGAAAGGTTCGCATAATTACGCAGGACTTTAAGATGAAGAAACTTCTGGACACAGCCGAACAGATCGCCCCAACTGATTCCAGTGTGGTTCTCAGTGGCGAAAGCGGCACCGGCAAGGAGCTTTTTGCTAAATACATCCATGCCCACAGCCGGCGGTCCGGCGGTCCCTTTTTGGCCATCAACTGCGGCGCCTTCACCGAGGAGCTTTTATCCAATGAGATCTTTGGACATGAAAAGGACGCCTTTACAGGCGCCACCGGGATGAAGAAGGGTCTGATTGAGATGGCTTCTCAGGGAACACTTTTTCTGGATGAGATAACAGAGATGACCCCGGCTATGCAGGTGAAGCTCCTCAGGGTTATTCAGGAAAAAGAGGTTTTAAGATTAGGCGCTACCGCGCCGGTTAAAGTAGATGTGCGGTTTATTGCCGCCACGAACCGGGATATTAAAGATGCCATTAAAACCGGTCAATTCAGGGAGGATTTGTTTTTTAGATTAAATGTGGTTTCATTTTATATCCCTCCGCTTTCAGAGCGGCGGGATGACATACCGCTATTAAGTTATTATTTCCTCAAGAGATATTCAGCCATAATGAAAAAAAATATAACGGAAATTAGTCCAGAGGTAATGGCCGTCCTAATGAACTATGATTTCCCCGGTAATGTAAGGGAATTGGAAAATATTATTGAGAGGGGTGTGGCCATGGCTAATGGGGGCATAATTGAGGTCACCCATCTGTCCGAAGACCTCAAGGAATTGAATATTCGAACCTTCAGGAAAAAAGAAGGACGGCTTCCCTCTCTGGAGGAACAGGAGATATCCTATATCCAATGGGTGTTAAAAGAGGCCGGTGGCAATAAGACCCTGGCCGCCCAGATACTTGATATAGACAGGGTATCCCTTTGGAGAAAATTGAAAAAACATGGACTGGAAGATCAGTAG
- a CDS encoding HAMP domain-containing sensor histidine kinase: MRRFEKNYFLYGKKEADYRENLRFVNRAKGLVAENREVFKGFEAIVSVPEIEKALNEYKGLMAKDFLGPEEADSHNVIILEAKIRAKGKEIVTITEEISKVERRHIRKLLLSSQRTLIASISAFILFSVIFGYILLRMVTKPLKLLENSMERIAGGGFDRVSINSSDREITSLRDAINRMLRELEWRQRRLVQSEKLVSLGTLVSGMAHELNNPLSNISTSCQILQEEMEEANIGYKKKLLSQIGEQTDRARDIVRSILEFSRAKELKKERLFLKDLIDETILFVRGEVPAGVEITVDVPDEIEIYADKPRMQQAFLNLIKNAIEAVPLEGMVSISASRITGEEAMDIPSERAVKGDAVEIKIRDTGPGINPDILPRIFDPFFTTKDVGKGFGLGLFITHGIIEEHGGSIKVTSRPGQGAAFLIQLPQEEGPGKGVLTDE, encoded by the coding sequence ATGAGGCGGTTTGAGAAGAATTACTTTCTCTATGGAAAAAAAGAGGCTGATTATCGTGAAAATCTGCGATTCGTTAATAGAGCCAAAGGGCTTGTCGCCGAGAATAGAGAGGTGTTTAAAGGATTTGAGGCCATAGTTTCCGTCCCTGAGATAGAAAAGGCCCTTAATGAGTATAAGGGGCTTATGGCGAAAGATTTTTTGGGGCCTGAGGAAGCTGATTCCCATAATGTTATCATATTAGAGGCGAAGATAAGGGCCAAGGGCAAGGAGATTGTCACCATTACCGAGGAGATATCTAAAGTGGAACGGAGGCATATCCGGAAACTGCTTTTATCCTCACAGCGCACCCTGATTGCTTCTATCAGCGCTTTTATCCTCTTTAGTGTTATTTTTGGTTATATATTATTGCGTATGGTTACAAAGCCGTTGAAACTCCTGGAAAACAGTATGGAAAGGATCGCCGGGGGAGGGTTTGATCGGGTTTCAATTAATTCTTCAGACAGGGAGATCACCTCGCTCAGAGATGCCATTAACAGGATGTTGAGAGAGTTGGAGTGGAGGCAGAGACGTCTTGTGCAATCAGAAAAACTTGTTTCGCTGGGCACACTGGTGTCAGGCATGGCCCATGAATTAAACAATCCCCTGTCAAATATATCCACCTCCTGCCAGATACTTCAGGAGGAGATGGAGGAGGCCAATATAGGGTATAAGAAAAAACTGCTGTCTCAGATTGGAGAACAAACCGACCGGGCCCGAGATATTGTTCGTTCCATCCTGGAGTTCTCAAGGGCAAAGGAGCTAAAAAAAGAGCGGCTTTTTTTAAAAGATTTGATTGATGAGACTATCCTTTTTGTCAGGGGCGAAGTCCCGGCAGGGGTAGAAATAACGGTTGATGTCCCGGATGAAATCGAGATTTATGCGGATAAGCCACGGATGCAGCAGGCCTTTTTAAACCTGATCAAAAATGCCATAGAGGCTGTCCCCCTTGAAGGGATGGTTTCCATTAGCGCCAGCCGTATCACAGGAGAAGAGGCAATGGATATCCCTTCCGAAAGGGCGGTAAAGGGTGACGCCGTGGAGATAAAAATCCGAGATACCGGCCCGGGGATCAACCCCGATATTCTCCCTAGGATATTCGATCCATTTTTCACCACAAAAGATGTCGGGAAAGGCTTTGGTCTTGGGTTATTTATAACACATGGGATTATTGAGGAACATGGCGGGTCTATAAAAGTAACGAGCCGACCCGGACAGGGCGCTGCCTTTTTAATTCAATTGCCGCAGGAAGAGGGTCCCGGAAAAGGAGTTTTGACGGATGAATAA